GCATAATTGAGAGTACATTTCCCGCTTTACAGTGCATGTAGAAttgtttttacaattttttgtacATGACATAAAATGCAAGTTAGGGCCACCCTGTAATAAGagtaatttatttcattttgagtCCCCTCTAACTTGGGATTATTTTTACTTAATGCctctcccccccacccccatttGGTTTTTCAGCACCCCGCCTCccgataattattgcacagtcccttactGATAAAAGTCACGCGCGCGAAAAGTTTGGGAGAGGCGGGTAGAGGTGATTCGGAAAACTGTGAATACCTCTGGAAATCTCCAGCGACAACCATTTGCCAATTTCTAGTTACTCCAACCTCTGTTTTATAACTTTTGTAAAGGTAAAGCCTTGaatgcaaaaaatattttttctcggggggttggggggagggggattcccatatgaaaggggcggggttGCTCATCGTCTCGCTTTGGgttgtaaatttcggattttggtgaaaagcatgtttttaaaaaggcaaaaattccAAATAGATTCAACAGAGACCCCTACACaaatgtttagtttttttaacTTAATCGTGACAGTGATGCTTACATGCATAGCAGCggggaaaaaaacacaaataggTAGGATAGCTGTTTTATTTTCAAGCTGACATTACATCAACGCACTTGGTAAGTGCCGTCTTGATTCTTAGCTGTAATGCGTTTTGGTTCGTTACATTAGTTGAATCACTCTACTTTCGGGCTTTGATGCCGGTCAAGCCTAAGGCAGCCTCTTGCAGACAATACCACAGGGGACATTTTGATTCCAACAGGATAGGTCATTCCAGTGTCCATTTATTCCGGGGGGATTTTCCCTGGTCCAAAAATTGCTGCATGGTTCATGAGCATTTCCATTCGGCTCACCTGGAAACCATTTCTTGAATGTCGGAATTGAGTTGTCAGCCCAGATAAACGCTTTTCTTTGCTGGTTCCACTCCAGTGCCAACCAAACCTGACGCAGTGACGGGGCGCGCTTGTTAACCAGCTTCAGTACAAACTCGTTTTCTTCTTCACTGTTGATCTTCACCAGATCTCCTCCCAGTCCTTTGCAGTAGGCTTGGGCCTGGTGCCAAGTCTTGATGGAACTGCTCACCAAGTAACAGTAGCCTCTAAAATATGTCCAGTCACTGGGACAAGGACCTTTtcaatggaaaacaaaacaaaggttatTTCTATGAACATTGGTGGGGTTATCCCTAAGGTTTCTCTTAAGTTTTGTACCCGATTAGAAAGTCAGCTCACCATAGCAAGTCTACGGTTAAGCTATTTAATTAAAGGGTGTTGGTTTGTTGGCTAGagctagttggtcaaaaaagtggttctagatCTGTTACCCGTTGTTCATATGCTTGGCTAATTTTCCCTTCAAACCCTTACCAAAATCAGAAAACTCTAACCAATTGGAGTCAAAATATAATCTTTGCTTGATATTACTAACCAAATTTTAGTATGCGTTCAATACTTCGTAGAGTTGTCATCAATGCCGCATCAGTGACATCTCGCTTGAATTTATCGTCCGACTGAACtgttagaaaaaaagaacagttcACCGTTTTTCACTAAAACTTGGTGAAAATAGCTAATTCACCGCCAGTGAATTTTTTATCAAATATCAAAATGTTTACAACCTCCGTGAATCAAGTGTATAAATAGAAATGGTGGTTAACGGCTACCAAATTTATTGGCAGTGATTGTACAAATTACATGTCCATAAGGCATTTGATTTAGGTTCAATTTTTGTCCTTGATTTAtttcgggggcacccaacgagaatgtagttcaaaaccacttaaacatagcattgttaaacgtattttagtattcacatggtagatataggcatatttttatcccctaaaaatttatcatctgtttggatttcctagctgaaagtctagtgatccgaaaattatagggatcaaaacttacctcttcgaaaatttcagccagaaaaaaggctcccgaaaattctaggtgacctttttagggcaaaaatccgttaaaaatgggcaattataccattttttagatgttcgaaaatcctaggagaggcagacaagcaagaaattttggaaaaaatgttccgaaaattctagatctcaaatcgtctttcgaacagatatttttcgaaaattgtcgttgggtgcccctgttatttTGCCGATAATGTTTCCTTTAAAATATTCTGTTTATCTAAAGAGTTGAAAGGTCTAACAACTTCCTTTGAATACTCACGATTCCATTTATCTGAACAGATGAAACTTGTTACATGCAGTTGGTGATAAAAATAGAGTGAATTCGGCTCAGTTTTTTGGTCGCCTCAAAAACAGCAACTGTTAATTCAATTTAGCGCGGCTCAGTTCTCAAGAAGAGGAGCGACGAATGAATTATCAATAAATCACTGTAAATAAATGCTCGTGCTCCAAAAAGCCTCCTTTTAATAATACGTTATGGTATTTCTTCCGGAAACTTGGAAAAGTCCTGGAGAACGGACTTTTAAACCGAAGTTTGTAGAAGTAAATGTAGGATCCGTTGAAGCAGGAATTTACCATAATTTTGACTTATCATAATTATGTCATATTATCCTTATGTTCATAGCTTTACTTAAAGCGCGGATATTAATGACTTTGAGCAGAATAAAGTAAAATACTTGATGGCTATGCTTTAGTGGATTATTTCAATAAACGTATAAAAACGCTTCCGAAACATGAATACGACATTCAGTACAACTAGTTTGTTCGGTTACATCCATGGTagcgaaaaaacaaaatagaaataaCTTCAGATGTAATAGGAAGAAGAATGTTTTCAGTCGAGTGCTCAATTGAAACAGACTTTTCTCGAAATAAAGGCTCGTTCGGTGGCAAGCGATATACAATCGGCCCTGTGAAATTACCGAGACTGAAGCGGCCGCGAGATTTGTAGACCGCAGAAATGATTTAAAGTGTACCTGTGCCGAGCGAGATAAAAATCGGTAGAATGGTAAAAACCAGTTTCATATCAGCAGTTTCAGTCCTTCTGGATATCTGTTTGCGAGGTTTCTCTCTAACAGTCCTCAAAATAATGACTCATAGAATCGGATATGATCATAACACGCCCctaaacaagctaaaacaagtTATGGGATGTGGGAGATGTAAACATGACCGTGACCACGAAACAGGGAAATTCGTAGATGGATTGGGTGCATAACTTTCAATGATAGTTAAAATCTTCAGTAACTTGGACACattaacaaactaaaaatgatAGAACGgtaacaaactaaaaatggtAGGACGTAATAGCTTTTGCCAAAAACCTTAAATTTCTTGGTGATGACTTGGTGATTATTTTCTCCTATCACATATGTATATTCTACTCGACAACTTTGAATAACTTGACATAAAATCATTTTGCATATTAATGTTTCACTATAATTACTGTTCGTGACTGAGTATTTACTTTCATTACTAAGACAGATACATTGAATAGTGTCCAACAACTTCCCTCTGAAACCAAATTTTTCTGTCGTAGTATAGCTACACGCTGAGTAATATTAGTTATAGGATAATGGATAAAAATGGATAAAACTTTCTTGCTATAAGGAAGTGAATTTCGTTGTTGACCGAGTTAACTGATACAGCCCAGCCCTAGAACAACTAGGTCTGTATTACAAGAGTTCTTTCATACAACAGTTAATTGGTGAATCTCTTCGTTATATGACTTACATAGAAACAATTGCGATTATAATAAAGAATCTTACAGAGACTTACTAGACAATGCATACTGGCGTACTTGGAATATAGGTGTCGTTTGACCATAACTTACATTTCATTTCCATTTACATGCTTTATTTGCTGTCGATTGTCAACCGGACAATCGACATTTGGTCAGTTTTTATCTACTTTTCATTTGGCTATAAAGGTAAACACATGCACTTCCTTCACGCCAAAAAACAGCGAACGGTAAAATATAGTGGTCATCTCTATTCATTTTGTGTTTGTCTTGAATTTGTTGTGATGGGAATGTGTTCACGGaggaaagatttaaaaatacCTCTCTAATGCGAAAAAACTAAGACATAATTGTGATCAAACATCTGAAAATGAAGCTTGTTGAAAGCCGAATGTAAAACTGAAAATACAATTCCAAGGCAAAAGGAGGAATGGTTTTATTAGGAAATAAGGTCATTTAACTTTCTATAAAGAAAATCTAGAAGGAAAAGttataaaattgtaaaatgaatttttttaaaataaaaaaattaagaaaaggaATGGAAAACAagcttattgtcttaaaatcaaTTTCACATTTACGCTAATGattggatttttattttctgtaactgtttaaaaatattccaaaaGGTAAACTATTTATAAGCAAAAAAGAGTGCTCATTTGTAATATGTTAATGTTGTGACCTTTTGATTAGCAGTAAACTATCGCCGAAGTTTTAGACAATGAGAAATCGCTTCCGAATTcgataaaatgaaatttagcattttcttttttgggccGCTTATACTGATGAGAAAAATCACCAAACGAGCCCACAACCTGCGTTTTTCCTCATATAGACACTTAATGTAATACTAGCGCCATTCACACTTCATATAGGATTTTAAGAATAACACGCGCTGTGTAAGCTATATAAGCAAGGACacacaccgtattcacaaatggcggacgcgcgggaaaaaactggtgcttagtcatgaaagcgaggcgttggaggataaacaaaaattgcaaatgaagactttcagtgaacttgcagagtgtttagcacggattccacctaaaataactttgcacGGACGTCTTTTtcaatacaattacgtgggacgTCTTCTGCTTTTTATCTTTAGTACTgctttgctgtttgcaatctaAAGAGACGTGtgtcttcaaggaaacaggatgattttgaaGGTTTCCGAAgcctcagaagctcgacaagtgggcgatggctggagaaaagcgccaaacatgttggcccaaacttcacactgaaaccgaatacgaaagccagctcactgcaattctgtaaaacagaaataaaagcAGATATTGGCggcgagaaaaaaaagaaataagcaacggatatatggcctacttgacAACGGAAGAGACCTTTGCCATTACACAAAACTGGTCAagtcgagagcgggtgaaagattcattcacgaggcTCATTTATTCATATCAGTGTCATTttatacatatctatgtatatatgtatgtctgtatttacaacttcaTTTGGATGATATTAATCCCGTCGCTTTGGagtgaattgttagaggtacgttggcagagcttagcaaaaatctttcgatttctttgtcattgcgaaataaaataatttttatcaaaattacaagctgtagtgtgtgaatcttaaggcttgctatttgcctggtctcctttagggcattATCTCGGAGAGCTTTTGGTACAAATGTGGTATAAAGCTCACATTTTcctaggttaaacttttaaggcaatgcttgtgtcaggactgaacacggcaagcCTCTGTTTCGAATCattaaattcgagtctggatccgtttaagaagaccatcattttattcatttatgtattcttcacttttaaaatattatggaagatgaagttaaaactcttaacagccaaagataagaaatgcgaaaattgctcgctgaaatgatatgtggccggcttctgccggcttaccgagtctgccgagtaacaagctggaattttgagcgtactccactgAATCGTCATTGCATTTACactaaaaaaaatagttctaattgatgtccttcatcgataaagaccagagaataacgtcctggcaaacaaaaaccactttgcaaacataacttcatcgaaacctcagtcactgcttctttcttgttttacttttttccatctcgacttgaactgttttgttcaatggcAGACGTCTCTTGTAGGCCATATAttcgtcgcttatttctttttttttcttgccatcAAGATTTGCTTTTATTTCTGCTTTACCGAATTACAGTGAGCTGGCTTTAGTACTAGATTTCAATGTGAattttgggccaacatgtttgccgcttttctccagccatcgctcacttgtcgagcttctgatgcttcggaaattatcctgtttccttgaagatatacgcgtcccttttgattgcaaacagcaaatcaacactaaacattaaaagcagaagacatacCACGTAATTGTGGTTAAAAAGatgtccgtacaaagttattttaggtggaatccgtgctaaacactctgcaagttcactgaaagtcttcattttcaatttttgtttatcctccaacgcctcgctttcatgactaggtaCCAGTTTTTttccgcgtgtccgccatttgtgaatacggtgtataacTAAGAAAAAGATGAGTTAACTAAAACTTTCTAATAAAGCATTCATCGTGGACCAACACGAAGCACCCGGGACGAAGCAGAACTGAACACTTCCTTCTTTTAGAACACAACCAGGTCAATGTTTTATTGCCCACACGAACGACAGTTAGTTTTGAGTTTATACAAGACACTACTTTTCTTTGGGTTTTTGCCGCAGTCGCATCTATAATCTCACCAACTGCAGTTCTTTTGAACACTTGCAATCATAGCAGTAATTCCAATACCTTGCTATCAACAATGGCCCTTACAGATCTTCTAGTAGGCAGTTTATGTGTACCGTTATCTGCTGTGGTTGGACtgttagtttcttagcaaatacTGACCGACCATTACATTTGCTTGCTGCACTTTGTTGCGATATGGTCGACGGTCATTCTTACGATTTGTTCGATTTTCCATCTGACAATAATGGCATGGGAAAGGTACGTGGCCATTGGAAAATGGATTGACTACAAAGTGATGGTGACTAAAAGCCTTGTGAAAAAGCTGGCGATAATAGCTTGTAGCAATAGTAACTATATCTCCCACACTCTTAAGTACTTTTCGAGGATGATGGAGGAGAACCTCTGGAGATTTTCCTCGTTGTCCTTAGTCCTTGCCCTGCGTCTTATGACACATTTGTTCCTCAAAGTGGAAGAAAGCCAAGGCAATGACTTCAGATAATTGTAGAATGTGCGGCTATTGTTTCAAAACATAGTTCAGCAATTTTAAAAGTGGATGGATACCCCGGTAAGCTCTGAAAATATGTTTGTTGCCACTACTAGAAAAAAGGTGAAGTGTTACCAAAGCTGGCTGACCTTCTGATAAACGAACTTTTCGTTGTCGTTGATGAATAAGAATCTTTTCTCCACAAGAGTTTTATCACTGTGCAGAACAAAGGTTAAACCTGTGCTGCGATGCTTTTGCAAATtagagaaaaactgaacatgCCAACAGACGATGAATTCATTATGGGAGGGAACATGCCGAATGACTTGTTGGAAACATGATTTAACAGATTGTTAACAGCTTGCATCAAACTTTAGCCAGTGGGAATCGCTTGTGGCTGCAAGAAG
The sequence above is a segment of the Porites lutea chromosome 3, jaPorLute2.1, whole genome shotgun sequence genome. Coding sequences within it:
- the LOC140929428 gene encoding perlucin-like protein; translation: MKLVFTILPIFISLGTVQSDDKFKRDVTDAALMTTLRSIERILKFGPCPSDWTYFRGYCYLVSSSIKTWHQAQAYCKGLGGDLVKINSEEENEFVLKLVNKRAPSLRQVWLALEWNQQRKAFIWADNSIPTFKKWFPGEPNGNAHEPCSNFWTRENPPGINGHWNDLSCWNQNVPCGIVCKRLP